In Leishmania panamensis strain MHOM/PA/94/PSC-1 chromosome 18 sequence, the following proteins share a genomic window:
- a CDS encoding hypothetical protein (TriTrypDB/GeneDB-style sysID: LpmP.18.0070): MLPALAGPKRVGHRPQFRVCYLCGQQFGSASIGIHVPQCYQKKLSQWEGNDPAIRGPKPKHPDTVKWKGGNGVSVEAINQEQYQEFNAQLVPCPHCARTFLPDRLPVHLRGCKGDGKDIISPSKTKAGGGAGGAPGRGKRQSEPRRSPRGRSLSPGPPLLPTCYLCGQQFGTASIGIHVPQCYEKRLAQWQNADPRSRGQPPKHPDTVNWRGRSGASAREQSEEQFQEFMNNLEACPNCRRRFLPDRLVVHLRSCRPDNPATAASPSKAKASGGLSSRTPTTAAVSAETVATKGSGGDERRRTEKQQESRQRPTSFASEDRLHPKHNRLPCNSALPAESRVCPQCGVVEYDTYTKFCRDCGHHFVSKQHSNPCQHCGEDIPRGSCFCGTCGQPVQGAPSHRRTPGGTNEGVSTARRLVCPACEALSDADGNFCDNCGAALGDADVAPATAAAAASPSSYTGRSTECKTSLYCANCKEAVEDKKALFCEDCGGRLEVLKVPPTEDGGSPDSCNNTLPVTNMARLSTAKVGKPQESTSRARAKNSTPAATNVASPTSSAMSNLWHPQEEDGGNELPAQTESDVERQPCRHCGRRFASESLGKHEHICASLKKRRVFNATKQRLAEGATAAAKVSPAPQPKAPTRDWKAESVAFRRAIREARHVDQVLKAGGTIKDLPPPTYSINPDYVPCPHCQRRFAPDVAARHIPRCANTVNRPKPPPRRR; the protein is encoded by the coding sequence ATGCTTCCTGCATTAGCAGGGCCGAAGCGTGTGGGTCACCGTCCTCAGTTCCGCGTCTGCTACCTATGCGGTCAGCAGTTCGGTAGCGCTTCCATAGGCATTCATGTTCCCCAGTGTTACCAGAAGAAGCTCAGTCAGTGGGAGGGGAATGACCCGGCTATCCGTGGCCCAAAACCGAAGCACCCCGACACGGTTAAGTGGAAAGGCGGCAATGGTGTCTCGGTTGAGGCAATCAATCAAGAACAATATCAAGAGTTCAATGCCCAGCTGGTGCCGTGCCCACACTGTGCCCGCACATTTCTGCCAGACCGGCTACCGGTGCACTTGCGCGGCTGCAAAGGTGATGGAAAGGATATCATCTCACCCTCCAAAACAAAGGCGGGTGGGGGTGCGGGCGGTGCACCAGGGAGGGGCAAACGCCAGAGCGAGCCGCGGCGCTCGCCTCGAGGCCGGTCACTTTCCCCCGGCCCCCCGCTTCTCCCGACGTGTTACCTCTGCGGTCAGCAGTTCGGTACTGCCTCCATCGGGATCCACGTGCCGCAGTGCTACGAGAAGAGGCTGGCACAGTGGCAGAACGCCGACCCACGCTCGCGCGGCCAGCCTCCAAAGCACCCTGACACAGTGAACTGGCGCGGTCGCTCCGGTGCCTCTGCTCGCGAGCAGAGCGAAGAGCAGTTCCAGGAGTTTATGAACAACCTAGAGGCGTGCCCCAACTGCCGTCGCAGGTTCTTGCCCGACCGGCTAGTGGTGCACTTACGCTCATGCCGCCCCGACAATCCAGCCACGGCAGCTTCTCCATCCAAGGCAAAGGCCAGCGGCGGCCTCAGCTCGCGCACCCCCACAACAGCTGCGGTATCAGCGGAGACTGTAGCCACAAAGggtagcggcggtgacgagcGACGGCGTACTGAAAAGCAGCAGGAAAGCCGCCAACGACCAacctccttcgccagcgagGACCGACTTCATCCGAAGCACAACAGGCTCCCTTGCAACTCCGCCCTTCCCGCTGAGAGTCGTGTGTGCCCGCAGTGCGGCGTGGTGGAGTACGACACCTATACAAAGTTCTGTCGCGATTGCGGCCACCACTTCGTCTCCAAGCAGCACTCCAACCCATGTCAGCATTGTGGAGAAGACATTCCGCGTGGGTCGTGCTTTTGCGGCACGTGTGGGCAGCCTGTCCAAGGAGCACCATCGCACAGACGTACTCCAGGCGGGACCAACGAGGGCGTGTCGACTGCACGCCGCCTCGTGTGCCCGGCGTGCGAGGCGCTTAGCGATGCGGACGGCAACTTTTGTGACAactgcggcgccgcgctaGGCGATGCAGACGTCGCACcggccactgcagccgccgctgcgtctccTTCCTCCTATACGGGACGTTCAACGGAGTGTAAGACGTCGCTCTACTGTGCTAATTGCAAAGAAGCTGTAGAGGACAAAAAGGCTCTTTTTTGTGAGGACTGCGGGGGCCGGCTAGAGGTACTGAAGGTGCCCCCCACCGAAGATGGTGGTTCACCTGACAGCTGTAATAACACACTACCGGTGACCAACATGGCACGACTGTCGACTGCGAAGGTGGGCAAACCACAAGAGTCCACTTCAAGGGCGCGAGCTAAGAACTCCACACCGGCGGCAACCAATGTTGCCTCTCCAACCTCATCTGCGATGTCCAACCTGTGGCACCCTCAAGAGGAAGACGGCGGCAATGAGTTGCCTGCACAAACCGAGAGCGATGTAGAGCGGCAGCCGTGCAGACACTGTGGCCGCCGCTTTGCCTCAGAGTCGCTAGGAAAGCATGAGCACATCTGCGCCTCTCTAAAGAAACGACGGGTATTCAATGCGAcgaagcagcggctggcGGAAGGAGCCACGGCTGCAGCCAAGGTttctccagcgccgcagccCAAAGCTCCAACGCGGGACTGGAAGGCGGAAAGTGTGGCGTTTCGTCGCGCAATACGCGAAGCTCGGCACGTGGATCAAGTCTTGAAAGCAGGTGGAACCATCAAGGACTTGCCGCCACCAACGTACTCTATCAATCCTGATTACGTGCCATGTCCacactgccagcgccgctttGCGCCAGACGTCGCAGCGCGTCACATTCCTCGATGTGCGAACACAGTAAACCGCCCCAAGCCACCTCCACGCCGCCGTTAA
- a CDS encoding hypothetical protein (TriTrypDB/GeneDB-style sysID: LpmP.18.0030), with the protein MVNAAAVVYIFLEDVHKAVSMEDVKEWLQIVNDVVEIKLQFDAATERPCYYVEFRSATAAQQTVQYLSGARLKNCVVTIQSPMYSTAPEAQGPVSFPREPLSTTSAAPRPKSDPCSETEELPFNHLLPPDLQMDAPLAKWLPQLERTALYSTDGFTMWQQLQEVQRELVEVYQELELTTEQVAASDTRLSELLHVKESESAFHGTILSHSPLPLRDRTATLQAYHVLSHQQAIPFDAHTPSRVVALLTNCFGPLSLCSEVVTQAGFFLAVRFVFAADEEVFLAAATAPASTEVRKENGQHHGAEWKSIVQGLDWRPAKSSTAVHHLFPLEVDARLQRVVRQLLT; encoded by the coding sequence ATGGTGAACGCTGCAGCCGTTGTGTACATCTTCCTCGAAGATGTCCACAAGGCTGTGTCTATGGAGGACGTCAAGGAATGGCTGCAGATTGTAAACGATGTGGTGGAGATCAAGCTGCAATTTGACGCGGCTACAGAGCGGCCATGCTACTACGTGGAGTTCCGAagtgcgacagcggcgcagcagactGTGCAGTATCTCAGCGGCGCACGGCTGAAGAACTGCGTCGTGACGATACAGTCCCCCATGTATTCGACGGCGCCAGAAGCGCAGGGACCAGTAAGCTTCCCTCGAGAGCCTCTGTCGACGACCAGCGCTGCCCCCCGACCGAAAAGTGATCCCTGCAGCGAGACAGAGGAGTTGCCCTTCAACCATCTGCTGCCTCCTGACCTTCAGATGGATGCGCCACTAGCGAAGTGGCTCCCTCAGCTGGAGAGGACGGCACTATACTCTACCGACGGCTTTACCATGTGGCAGCAGCTACAGGAAGTACAACGGGAGCTAGTGGAAGTTTACCAGGAGCTGGAGCTCACAACAGAGCAAGTCGCGGCTTCCGACACGAGGTTGTCGGAGCTCCTCCACGTGAAGGAAAGCGAGTCAGCTTTCCATGGTACCattctctctcactcgccGTTGCCTCTGCGGGATCGCACGGCTACCCTGCAGGCATACCACGTTCTATCTCACCAGCAAGCGATCCCATTCGATGCGCATACTCCCAGTCGGGTTGTCGCTCTGCTGACCAATTGCTTTGGACCGCTCTCACTCTGCTCCGAGGTGGTTACACAGGCCGGTTTCTTCCTCGCGGTGAGGTTTGTCTTTGCTGCCGACGAGGAGGTTTTCTTAGCGGCTGCTACTGCACCAGCATCCACAGAGGTGCGTAAGGAGAATGGGCAGCATCACGGGGCGGAGTGGAAGAGCATCGTCCAAGGACTTGACTGGAGACCGGCGAAGAGCAGCACGGCAGTGCATCACCTGTTTCCACTCGAAGTGGACGCTCGTCTGCAGCGCGTAGTGCGCCAGCTGCTAACGTAG
- a CDS encoding mevalonate-diphosphate decarboxylase, putative (TriTrypDB/GeneDB-style sysID: LpmP.18.0020) yields the protein MESMQENFPPVPAPIRVTVEAPINIAFIKYWGKREGGEKLILPTNDSFSITLSTKPFRSKTSVELRRDATEDELWLNGKKSNIQETPRIQSVLSCIRANCPSHLKSLKAYIVSENNFPTAAGMASSASGYCALASALVKAYSATVDVSMLSRLGSGSACRSAYGGFVIWHRGEKPDGTDCIATQFVDEKYWPDMQVLCAVLKGEKKDVSSTTGMQQSLKTSPMMSDRIASVVPARMKAVKEAIQQRDFNKFAEIAMADSDDLQEICHTTAPCIQYATEDSYAMIRLIRAFNAKKGYNAMAYTFDAGANCFMFTLKKNLPEVVAMLCAHFPTSWEQMFFHDAALLEECKAYKLPTSFEGLINYPKRPLEMLLQSPVGQGVIHLDDAESLISPHT from the coding sequence ATGGAAAGCATGCAAGAGAACTTCCCACCAGTGCCAGCGCCGATTCGTGTGACAGTGGAGGCACCGATCAACATTGCCTTCATAAAGTATTGGGGAAAACGTGAGGGGGGTGAAAAGCTCATACTGCCCACCAACGACTCCTTTAGCATAACACTCTCCACGAAGCCGTTCCGCTCCAAGACGTCAGTCGAGCTTCGCCGCGATGCCACCGAGGATGAGCTATGGCTGAATGGTAAGAAGAGTAACATCCAGGAGACGCCGCGCATTCAGTCGGTGCTCTCGTGCATCCGAGCTAATTGCCCAAGCCATCTGAAGAGTCTGAAGGCGTACATCGTCTCGGAAAACAACTTTCCGACAGCAGCCGGTATGgcctcctctgccagcgGTTACTGCGCGCTTGCCTCGGCGCTCGTGAAGGCGTACAGCGCCACCGTGGATGTGTCCATGCTGTCGCGACTCGGCTCTGGCAGCGCATGCCGCAGTGCGTACGGGGGCTTTGTGATTTGGCACAGGGGCGAGAAGCCGGATGGCACCGACTGCATCGCGACGCAGTTTGTGGACGAAAAGTACTGGCCGGATATGCAGGTACTCTGCGCCGTTCTCAAGGGCGAGAAGAAGGATGTGTCGAGCACGACTGGCATGCAGCAGTCGCTCAAGACATCCCCGATGATGAGTGACCGCATCGCGTCTGTCGTGCCGGCTCGCATGAAGGCAGTCAAGGAGGCAATTCAGCAGCGGGACTTCAACAAATTTGCGGAGATCGCGATGGCTGACTCCGATGACCTGCAAGAGATCTGCCACACAACAGCGCCCTGCATCCAGTACGCCACGGAGGACAGCTACGCCATGATCCGCCTCATCCGTGCCTTCAACGCCAAGAAAGGTTACAACGCCATGGCCTACACCTTCGATGCCGGCGCGAACTGCTTCATGTTCACCCTCAAGAAGAATCTCCCAGAGGTAGTGGCGATGCTGTGTGCGCATTTTCCCACCTCATGGGAGCAGATGTTTTTCCACGACGCAGCCCTCTTGGAGGAGTGCAAGGCGTACAAGCTCCCCACATCTTTCGAGGGGCTCATCAACTACCCGAAGAGGCCGTTGGAGATGCTCCTCCAGTCCCCCGTGGGCCAAGGTGTCATTCACCTTGACGACGCCGAGTCCCTCATCTCGCCGCACACCTAG
- a CDS encoding hypothetical protein (TriTrypDB/GeneDB-style sysID: LpmP.18.0050) produces the protein MAATTDGRASSVVRCAEWLHKVVPCWLDADASVHLEDALREVEIWLSCVSAYATKGGHLPVKAALRVQLVTLDSWNTTALSGWPSERQDLKVQLRWLVTQLYLCSHCVFAESAVREAHLSHHLDDAEKCILMCLKTSKDLLRTRRTDAADKVLAWAACVVKACGGTPGATVRKFSVEVHFAQLRAAWEAGGYDHACDMAAKLADEARLSPAYTEALFELIYSIGVKSLQVDHFDADPCGGHVRSASETEGVALPPRASAGRISDEQAALQTLLLLSLRLQESIKVRTVKQRTFFGMTQLQYAYSLLLCGKYDDAADAATASHAILRTVEPIVVRFKAEVHRHATNEVLPLFGALCGDATVDVGDLCAMASLAMEKIPSLQETLFSELHRRVAASAIAVDQFRLLCVLIRHSSEWSVAELLRRLSKGDLPPPTFHRFLFCCLWQLSAKTVEEQPRNLSVVTRWCCLDAAQRLFRNVASEEELQSVLLDMAQLAVELHVDGREATKELEQTLRLCQQVKAIVPALEAPLLQAQSQVAFLLGKSEQGMERVKALLNCTSEETAVRTCSELVTFLLCSSLLPLAGAVAELCVVAFHQHQSPLCIIEFAKVFAMGCLVEESEQIRAEVGSILEAHVCPVLQHVTLTLPDARWWSRFLWYAAEALLDSDPGRAVRLLHAGVELQADRSDACEAEMAATASVGFVCERLCLLLDTEFDTFAAGQAALSTAELQRHSDSLASLLSSCIDEKDSADGRFTPPQRITLFLARLEVKLRDVLARDVSVPIDMEALGLAELPSMTGIGSVDLEQVATVCHHVALRLSPPGSYSLCDAALTIMLAAAQLKLSSGVVSTPALGSLFATIYSAFRIARNADGRLLVCEVLITALPFLTANGASLHSASSHLHDHYGRSSSLKGDLGLCETVVEFFAVEAWNESVQCNILQRRALVERWRTITAALTSVLSDTNASKAAIADLAAQMPLL, from the coding sequence ATGGCAGCAACTACGGATGGCAGAGCGTCTAGCGTAGTGAGGTGCGCGGAGTGGTTGCACAAAGTTGTTCCATGCTGGCTGGACGCTGATGCTTCAGTGCACCTCGAGGATGCGCTGCGGGAGGTGGAGATTTGGCTCAGTTGCGTCTCTGCGTACGCTACGAAGGGTGGACACCTGCCTGTgaaggcagcgctgcgggtgCAATTGGTAACGCTGGACAGCTGGAACACAACTGCTTTATCCGGTTGGCCGTCAGAGCGCCAAGACCTCAAGGTACAGTTACGCTGGCTAGTGACGCAGTTGTACCTGTGCAGTCACTGTGTCTTCGCGGAATCAGCCGTTCGCGAGGCACACTTGTCTCACCACCTAGATGACGCCGAGAAGTGCATTCTAATGTGCCTAAAGACGAGCAAAGACCTCCTCCGTACGCGCCGCACCGATGCCGCTGACAAGGTGCTCGCTTGGGCGGCGTGTGTTGTCAAGGCATGCGGGGGCACCCCCGGTGCCACCGTACGCAAATTTTCAGTAGAGGTTCATTTTGCCCAGCTGCGTGCAGCCTGGGAGGCAGGGGGATACGATCACGCTTGTGACATGGCCGCCAAGTTGGCTGATGAGGCGCGCTTGAGCCCAGCGTACACAGAGGCGCTGTTCGAGCTCATCTATAGCATCGGAGTCAAATCGCTTCAGGTGGATCACTTCGATGCAGACCCATGCGGTGGACACGTTCGCAGTGCATCGGAGACCGAGGGagtggcgctgccaccacgtGCATCAGCCGGGCGGATTTCAGACGAACAGGCTGCACTGCAGACCCTACTGCTCCTTTCCCTGCGACTGCAGGAATCCATCAAGGTGCGAACGGTGAAACAGCGGACATTTTTCGGCATGACACAACTGCAGTACGCCTATTCGCTGCTTCTATGCGGCAAGTacgacgacgcggcggacgcggcgacagcgtcgCACGCGATTCTCCGCACCGTCGAGCCTATTGTGGTGCGTTTTAAAGCCGAAGTGCACCGCCATGCCACTAACGAGGTGCTGCCATTATTCGGTGCTCTTTGCGGTGACGCCACTGTCGACGTGGGGGATCTGTGCGCCATGGCAAGCCTTGCAATGGAGAAGATCCCTAGTTTGCAGGAAACGTTGTTTTcagagctgcaccgccgcgtgGCGGCCTCGGCGATCGCCGTTGACCAGTTCCGACTGTTGTGCGTTCTCATTCGCCACTCCTCTGAGTGGAGCgttgcggagctgctgcgccgactcTCCAAGGGCGATTTGCCACCACCGACATTTCACCGCTTCCTGTTCTGCTGTCTCTGGCAGCTGTCAGCCAAAACGGTGGAGGAGCAACCTCGAAACTTGTCTGTGGTCACTCGGTGGTGCTGCCTGGACGCGGCACAGCGGCTTTTTCGCAACGTTGCGTCAGAGGAAGAGCTGCAGTCCGTTTTGCTGGACATGGCACAGCTCGCCGTCGAACTGCACGTCGATGGAAGAGAGGCCACGAAGGAGCTCGAGCAGACGCTGAGACTGTGTCAACAAGTGAAGGCTATCGTTCCTGCGCTGGAGGCACCTTTGTTGCAGGCTCAGTCGCAGGTCGCCTTTTTGCTAGGAAAATCAGAGCAGGGAATGGAGCGGGTGAAGGCACTGCTGAACTGCACATCAGAGGAGACAGCAGTGCGGACCTGCAGCGAGCTCGTCACGTTTCTGCTCTGCTCGTCGTTGCTTCCCTTGGCTGGCGCGGTTGCAGAGTTATGCGTCGTTGCCTTTCATCAGCATCAGTCCCCATTGTGTATTATCGAGTTCGCCAAGGTGTTTGCGATGGGATGCTTGGTAGAGGAGTCAGAGCAAATCCGCGCCGAGGTGGGCAGCATTCTCGAAGCGCATGTTTGTCCTGTCTTGCAGCACGTGACGTTGACGTTGCCTGACGCGCGTTGGTGGAGTCGGTTTCTCTGGTACGCTGCCGAGGCGCTCCTTGACAGCGACCCTGGGCGAGCCGTGAGGCTCCTTCATGCCGGGGTTGAGCTCCAAGCAGATCGTAGCGACGCCTGTGAGGCCGAGATGGCCGCGACAGCGTCGGTCGGGTTTGTGTGTGAGCGCCTGTGCCTTTTGCTCGACACTGAGTTTGACACCTTTGCAGCTGGGCAAGCGGCTCTCTCCACCGCAGAGCTTCAGCGGCACAGCGATAGTCTTGCAAGCCTGCTTAGTTCCTGCATCGACGAGAAGGACAGCGCAGACGGCCGCTtcacgccgccgcagcgtaTCACACTTTTTCTTGCGAGGTTAGAAGTTAAGCTGCGTGATGTGCTGGCACGTGATGTCTCCGTGCCCATTGACATGGAGGCACTTGGCCTAGCTGAGCTACCCAGTATGACTGGCATAGGCTCTGTTGATCTTGAACAAGTAGCGACAGTGTGCCACCATGTGGCCTTACGCCTTTCCCCTCCTGGTTCCTACTCTCTGTGTGATGCGGCACTCACCATCATGCTGGCGGCGGCCCAGCTGAagctcagcagcggtgtggtCTCTACCCCTGCGCTCGGTTCTCTCTTCGCAACGATCTACTCCGCCTTCAGGATTGCTCGCAATGCTGATGGACGGCTGCTGGTATGTGAAGTTCTCATCACtgccctcccttttctcacTGCCAACGGTGCCTCGCTGCACTCCGCTTCCTCTCATTTGCACGATCACTATGGCAGGTCTTCTTCCCTGAAGGGAGACCTCGGCCTCTGCGAGACCGTCGTTGAGTTCTTTGCCGTTGAAGCGTGGAATGAGTCCGTACAGTGCAACATCCTGCAGAGGCGTGCGCTGGTAGAGCGATGGCGTACCATCACTGCGGCGCTCACAAGTGTCTTGAGCGACACAAACGCGTCAAAGGCCGCCATTGCGGACCTTGCTGCGCAGATGCCGTTGCTTTGA
- a CDS encoding hypothetical protein (TriTrypDB/GeneDB-style sysID: LpmP.18.0060), whose protein sequence is MLRRCTVSRMNRGHLAPTPSKYSDHPGMWGPGAGPVKDTLARRTMFYRMLVMNKIGSWTKPLRTNRARWIWRKTQLQLWKTFVMSMVFICVILFGNVWLSFVYHAYTVGPTTPVLERKVREHRVSKQIMQMVRERERHVTQEEEVKEARAIIDSQRR, encoded by the coding sequence atgctgcgtcgctgcacgGTGTCCCGGATGAACCGTGGTCATCTGGCTCCCACGCCGTCCAAGTATTCGGACCATCCCGGAATGTGGGGTCCGGGAGCGGGTCCGGTGAAGGACACGTTGGCGCGTCGCACGATGTTCTACCGCATGCTCGTCATGAATAAGATCGGCAGTTGGACGAAGCCGCTTCGCACAAACCGTGCTCGCTGGATTTGGCGCAAGACGCAACTGCAGCTGTGGAAGACATTTGTAATGTCGATGGTATTCATCTGCGTTATCCTATTCGGTAATGTTTGGCTATCCTTTGTGTACCACGCGTACACCGTAGGACCTACGACGCCGGTGCTGGAGCGCAAGGTGCGCGAGCACCGGGTATCGAAGCAGATTATGCAAATGGTGCGTGAGCGCGAACGCCACGTCACacaggaggaagaggtgaaggaaGCGCGTGCCATCATCGATTCACAAAGGCGATAG
- a CDS encoding kinetoplast polyadenylation/uridylation factor 1 (TriTrypDB/GeneDB-style sysID: LpmP.18.0010) produces MLRWSPQLLRLRLAGAFACTAPLHSRTGAFQPFSQRDEDDLLQVVKTKPRHVLRYVRQQVWRSRKRELQFRNTVTHLMILLQEFLRRQLVDPANASQIVEGVLEECVKYAQHDMAHLLFRALLRFRKYGCVITVNSIRCLFESYRNNDSGELMYQLAQEMKDVPELRPLCIAAYLFANREADAEALREGLSLTELGSEDVLALISGYEKLRRVEKLQEILQAVSGMSTDKIRTEVCSALFRAFFKLDDDTSFTQTLQVALEHKLPLSADVYATALRHKMRHVTSVEEIPAIEEELKELGYVPDATGDSIVITAYARLLHFGDRGSEELMLAKVDTLLSSVASRIQQGDPDMDISAAHIRAVIRGYGAAGRPEAIKSAWKRMQFHSLTNDVRIYNELLKWFALMGNVKDVLATKREMESNGVSPDAVTYTWVFRALGKYYPRHVEEYYAEMQERRVRPDIHLYTTLLGIFGDLGQTNTVEALLSELRKREEAGTVQLTPITFAVLIRIHGGDLDRAKALYAEAQQRNASDHPHVQTSMLHALAIHKGSTAGDVDEFLKTIPTWSTDVYNVLLHMYGKRMDRDRFDATLNKMKSEAVAMNDVTFGTLITAFARWGEGEKVNEVIQLLKSHDGEISATFYSVLASSLSRMGNPEGVENAWEDLLASRLFPDTEVYNQFLSLYSRQNNMSKMQGVLDNMMKQVPPNPVTATTVLDMLGKSGRVSEMETLFDDMKSTPDTAPTSVTFHQVMNAYAKTGDVVKMGKIHEEFLEKGYTDNSVTYNILMDGHGRAKAYEQLEELRQKRSAAGIAMDDITYCIMISAYGRSRLGKDVQRLFDEVTKEENRALLTKRVVWSAIDAFCRCNATPGIQRCEELLRALGGEGGTLSASDYCGLIPYYCRMGQMEKVEDVVRLLHEKGEAEALTYNALNAIARGYARTGRFDKTVETLHQIRDRNWVPDAATALQLSAAFLKTGLHEQAQQIIEWRRQYAKVAGSGVVTAIEHSEK; encoded by the coding sequence ATGCTACGCTGGTCACCGCAACTCCTGCGTTTGCGCCTTGCAGGTGCGTTTGCTTGCACAGCCCCACTCCACAGCCGCACAGGTGCCTTTCAGCCTTTCTCGCAAAGGGATGAGGATGACCTGCTGCAGGTTGTAAAGACAAAGCCGCGGCATGTTCTCCGGTACGTTCGCCAGCAGGTCTGGCGATCTCGCAAACGTGAACTGCAGTTCCGAAATACAGTGACGCACCTGATGATTCTACTGCAGGAGTTCCTCCGCAGGCAGCTCGTTGACCCAGCCAATGCATCCCAGATCGTGGAGGGCGTGCTCGAGGAGTGCGTCAAGTACGCGCAGCATGATATGGCTCACCTGCTCTTTCGCGCACTTCTCCGTTTCCGCAAGTACGGTTGTGTGATTACTGTCAACTCTATTCGCTGTCTGTTCGAGTCCTATCGCAACAATGACAGCGGTGAACTCATGTACCAACTCGCGCAGGAAATGAAGGATGTGCCAGAACTTCGGCCGCTTTGCATCGCTGCGTACTTGTTTGCGAACCGCGAAGCCGACGCGGAAGCCCTACGCGAGGGGTTGTCGCTGACGGAGCTAGGATCAGAGGACGTTCTGGCGCTCATCTCTGGGTACGAGAAGTTGAGACGTGTAGAAAAACTCCAGGAGATTCTTCAGGCTGTCTCAGGCATGTCCACCGACAAGATACGAACGGAGGTGTGCTCGGCGCTGTTTCGCGCATTTTTCAAGCTCGACGACGACACAAGCTTCACGCAGACGCTTCAGGTTGCTCTAGAGCACAAGCTACCGTTGTCCGCTGATGTGTacgcgacagcgctgcggcatAAGATGCGGCATGTGACCAGTGTGGAGGAGATCCCtgccatcgaggaggagctgaaggagctggGGTATGTGCCGGATGCAACGGGTGACTCTATCGTCATCACCGCCTACGCCCGTCTACTTCACTTTGGTGACCGTGGAAGTGAGGAGCTCATGCTCGCCAAGGTGGACACACTGCTGTCGTCCGTCGCGTCCCGCATCCAGCAAGGCGATCCTGACATGGACATCAGCGCTGCGCACATCCGCGCCGTCATTCGCGGCTACGGGGCCGCTGGCCGACCTGAAGCGATCAAGAGCGCATGGAAGCGGATGCAGTTCCACTCCCTCACGAACGACGTGCGCATTTACAACGAGTTGCTAAAGTGGTTTGCCCTCATGGGCAATGTCAAGGACGTGCTCgccacaaagagagagatggagagcaaCGGCGTCAGTCCAGACGCCGTCACGTACACGTGGGTATTTCGTGCTCTCGGTAAGTACTATCCGAGGCACGTGGAGGAGTACTACGCAGAGATGCAGGAGCGGCGTGTTCGTCCTGACATTCACCTCTACACCACACTTCTGGGTATATTTGGGGACCTCGGGCAGACGAACACTGTCGAGGCGCTTCTCTCAGAGCTGCGAAAGCGTGAGGAGGCCGGCACGGTTCAGCTCACGCCCATCACGTTTGCCGTGCTCATTCGCATCCATGGCGGTGATCTTGACAGGGCAAAAGCTCTTTACGCCGAAGCCCAGCAGAGAAACGCCAGTGATCATCCGCACGTCCAGACAAGCATGCTGCATGCCCTCGCTATCCACAAAGGAAGCACCGCTGGTGATGTCGACGAGTTTTTGAAGACGATTCCGACCTGGAGCACGGATGTGTACAACGTACTCTTGCACATGTACGGGAAGCGCATGGACCGCGATAGGTTCGACGCGACGCTGAATAAGATGAAGTCGGAAGCAGTGGCGATGAATGATGTCACCTTTGGCACCCTCATCACCGCGTTTGCTCgctggggggagggtgaaaAGGTGAACGAGGTCATCCAGCTGCTCAAGTCTCACGATGGCGAAATCTCCGCCACTTTTTACTCGGtactcgcctcctctctcagccGCATGGGCAATCCAGAGGGCGTCGAGAACGCCTGGGAGGACCTCCTAGCCTCCCGGCTCTTCCCTGATACGGAGGTGTACAACCAGTTTTTGTCTCTCTATAGCCGCCAAAACAACATGTCCAAGATGCAAGGCGTGCTCGACAACATGATGAAGCAAGTGCCACCAAACCCAGTCACGGCCACCACAGTTCTCGACATGCTCGGCAAGTCAGGGCGCGTGTCAGAGATGGAGACCCTCTTCGACGACATGAAGTCTACGCCAGACACGGCGCCAACGTCCGTCACGTTTCACCAGGTCATGAACGCCTATGCCAAGACAGGGGATGTGGTGAAGATGGGAAAGATCCACGAGGAGTTCTTGGAGAAGGGCTACACGGATAACAGCGTCACCTACAACATTCTCATGGACGGTCACGGGCGGGCCAAAGCATATGAGCAGTTAGAGGAGCTCCGCCagaagcgcagcgctgcgggtATCGCGATGGACGACATCACCTACTGCATCATGATCTCCGCCTACGGCCGCTCCCGACTCGGGAAGGACGTGCAGCGTCTGTTCGACGAAGTCACCAAAGAGGAGAATCGAGCTCTTCTGACAAAACGAGTGGTCTGGTCGGCGATCGATGCGTTCTGCCGCTGCAACGCCACTCCTGGGATCCAGAGGtgcgaggagctgctgcgggcgcTGGGAGGCGAGGGCGGCACGCTCAGCGCCTCTGACTATTGCGGCCTTATTCCCTACTACTGCCGCATGGGCCAGATGGAGAAAGTCGAGGACGTCGTGCGACTTCTTCATGAAAAAGGCGAGGCTGAGGCGTTGACGTACAACGCCCTCAACGCGATCGCGCGAGGTTATGCTCGCACTGGCCGATTTGATAAGACAGTGGAGACGTTGCATCAAATTCGTGATCGCAATTGGGTGCCCGACGCAGCGACGGCATTGCAGCTCTCGGCTGCGTTCCTCAAAACAGGGCTTCACGAGCAAGCGCAACAGATCATTGAATGGCGTCGACAGTATGCTAAGGTGGCGGGTAGCGGTGTGGTCACCGCCATAGAACATAGTGAAAAGTAG